Within Spinacia oleracea cultivar Varoflay chromosome 4, BTI_SOV_V1, whole genome shotgun sequence, the genomic segment TTATGCAATTGTCTAGGCTGGTAGTAGTTGTTCTAGTGTTATGTAGTTCTTGGTGGAGCAGGACTAGGTGAAGGTGGTGGGTCGGGTATATTTTGCGGCTGTGGGATTAGAATCGATGCCATAAAAGCTAGCAACACTGTCAACAGGAAACACACCTTGAGTTATAAAACACGCTTCTGAAtgagaatttattatttagggATAAGACTATGTTTAGTTCAGctaatatttaatttttgatCCTTCTATATGACTCACTTCTGATCTAATATGATTTTTTAAAACCTGAATTAAGTAATAAAGTGGAACAAAAGGAACTAAGCAACTAGCATAGCCTAAATTGGTAAGTCTACATGTAAAAAAGATAAACACTATCAGAAAATGTACTTAAAACAAACTCATTCTAGATTAATCCCAGTAAACGTATGCATAGAGTTATTTTCTAAGTTTTAGGTCTTGATCAACAAAAATGTTTAAAGTTGTTtaacaaaaataacattttaaagCTGATAAGGGTACCTTTTTGGTTTCGGTAGGGAAGATGCTGCTGCATCCACTTTGCAGGAACGTTCTGCAAAAAAGAATAGTCAAGACATATGCTAGAAACTGAAAACTGAAAAAATGTAGTATTGCCGATAATCATTACCAAAAAAACCTATTGTAAACACTAGTAGGTCGCATTATTGCAATGAAGCTATTTTCAGTCTGTATCTGATTTGCCCTCTGCACAGCTTTCTCTTTCTCCTGCTCAGTTACTGGCCTTCTATTTGACATGTACTCCTTCGAGAACTTCCTTTCATCTGAAACTATTTCCCAGCAAAATTTATAgtgaaaaaggaagaaaacaaAAGTTTGTTAAGCCATTCTGCAGAACATAGCACATGCATAACCGTTCACAGACTCAAGAGTCGTAAATTTTGGTACAATACCCTAGTTTCAACTCAGTAATGAATTAAACTAACAACCCAATTCCAGAATAATCAGTATTATCTTGTGGCAGATCCACCCTTTAGTTTACAGTTAggtaataataaatttaatcaacTCCCAACTTATCATATTGATTTCAAGAAGCCAAGCAGGTTAGTATATAGTACACACATTGGAAACATGAAGTTCATAAGGTCTAGTCTTTGGGAACCCATATAAAATTCTTCCCACACTTAACCATCAAATATTCAAAATAACCCCTTCTTTTATGAATTCCACTACCAATCTACCATATCGTTCACAAAATATATAATGCACGCAAGTTTCTTGGATTCACCACTAGGTTACTAGTATCGTCTATTATACATATGCATAGAGTTATTTTCTAAGTTTTAGGTCGTGATCAACGAAAATGTTTAAAgttgtttaataaaaataacattttaaagCTGATAAGGTTTGACCACAAAAGTCATATCTAGTTTGGAGCCGTGAATAGTATTGCAGATCAATTTCTCCTGGATAAAATGACGTAATCAAATTCATAAGATTTACCGTGCTTTGGAATGGGAAACCAACCAACTTAGATCAACTGTTGGTGCTGTATAATGCGAAACAACCAAAAATAAAACCATTTTATACAAAGACAAAAAATAAGTTTGTTAGGATTAGGAAAAAATCAGTTTGTTATGATTAGGAAAAAATCAGTTTGTTAGGGTTAGGAAAAAATCAGTTTGTTAGGATTAGGAAAAAATCAGTTTGTTAGCTAGGATTAGCCTTTAGTCCGGGTTTTTTTTAATCCGTATAAATTTATATATACCCATAAAACCGATGATGTTAGCATTAGGAAAAAATATTGTTTGACTAGAAActataactatttgattagaAAATATAACTAATTCGTATTTGATTGTAGAttataattaatagtagaaatgTAGAATAATGTAACTATTTAATCATGTTGAGTAACCATTTGGTAAGAAATTATACTACTTCGTATATAAGATCTTCATATATAAGTCTTTGGACCAAAACATAGTACGGCTAATTAATAAGGAGTAATATGTTTAGTGGAGAATTAAGTGTttctaattttttataaaaagataaaACTGCTTGTATAAATGGAGTACAGTAAAATTAAGTGTTTCtgatttttataaaaagtaaaaaattataaatgcaGTACAGCTGTCATCAACCTTTTCAttaaaaacaaaactaaaaaatAAGTTACAAAGGGCGGGATTCGAACTTGAGCCATCTCAGCATTGCAACCTTAATCATGAATGGAAAAACTACTTAAAAAATGTAGAGATAAtagttgcaaaataaaaaaaccatGGTTAATACATTCGGAGATTTATTAAGATAAAGTCCTTGATTGTCATTTGTTACCTCTACTCCTTGGATACAAAAACAAACTTTTGTTTTGTATGTTCTTTATGTGTTATGAGAAAATAAGAGAAGTATTATGTACTGATCACCCAAAAAACTAAACGAGAATGCGATGTTAATTATTTGCAGATTAATTAGTGTGGTTTAATGGTTCTTTGTTTTCTATAAGTGtgtttatttataattatagtttttttttcttagaCATGGATACTAGTTGGATTGACTTACGAAAAGGGGATACTCGTTATTATAACGGTTGCATGGAATTTTTAGAGGTTGCAAAGGAGACTCTTATAAAGGGAAAAACTCGATGCCCGTGTAATAAATGCAAGTTAAATAAATGGTTTGACTTAGGAGAGGTAGGAGGACACATTTTATTTAACGGTTTTTATAAGAATTATAGGCAATGGATTTTCCATCGTAGAGTTGAAGAGAGTAATACCTTAGAGATCCCTAATGATAAAGAAAATGTAGTTGGTCGAGATGATATGAATGGGTTACTAAGAGCAGCTTTTAAGGTTGACAATAGTTCACAACCCACCAATGAACCCCAAGACCCATCATTAAGCGAAGCTGATTTTAAAGATGAATATTCGTATGACATGCATGAAGAGTTAAATTTTAATTGTGAGGAAGATGATGAATTTCCATCAACCAACACCAATGAAGAAGAAGCGAAGTATAAACGACTTAGGGAAGCTTCTGATGAGGGCCTATATGAGGGGTGTACAACTTTCTCAAAGCTGTCGTTTCTATTGCACTTGTTTCACCTCAAGTGTATGTTCCATTGGTCTGCCGCATCATTTAATAAGTTGCTTAAGCTTCTATTAGACGCATTTCCTAATATTAAGGAGTTTCCATCGTCGTATTATGAAGGCATGAAGATATTGAATGATTTGGGATTGGGTTACGAGAAAATCCATGCATATCCAAATGATTGCATGTTATACTGGGGTGAATTTGAAGAAAAAACTGAGTGTCATATCTGCCACACATCAAGGTGGAAGAATGTGAAAGAAAAGGAGGGTGATGTAAGAGAGAAAGATAAAGAAGCATGTAAGAAGGGTGTTGCAGCTAAAGTGATGCGGTACTTTCCTCTGATCCCAAGACTAAAGAGGATTTACATGTCATCTAAAACAGCAGAAGATATGAGATGGCATTTTGACCGTAAAGATGGAAATATCATAAGTCACCCGGCGGATGGTGAAGCTTGGAAATTGTTTGATAAAAGATACGAGGAATTCGCCAAAGATCCTCGTAGTGTTAGACTGGGTCTAGCAAGTGATGGCTTTAATCCATATCGTTTGATGAATACTAGTTACAGTACATGGCCGGTGATCCTGATTCCTTATAATTTGCCACCGTGGCTTTGTATGAAGTCAACATCATTCATTAATTTTGTGTTTGCTTATTCCGGGGAAACAGGGTCCTGGTATGAATATTGATGTGTACTTGCAACCACTAATCCATGAGTTAAAATTGTTGTGGGAAGGTGTAGATGCATTTGATGCTTATAGCGGAAAAAATTTCAAGATGCGAGCAGCCTTACACTCTACTATAAATGACTTTCCAGCATATGCTATGTTGTCGGGTTGGAGTAGAAGAGGTCATAAAGCTTGCCCTTTGTGTGCCGATTCTACTTATGCGTTTAGCTTTGGTGGTAAAGTTGTCTACCCTGGATGTCGAAAATGGTTACCAATTGACCATCCTTATCGTTCTCAAGCAAATTTATTTGATGGGACAGAGGAACATGGTCTTGCTCCGGTTCGTGTAAGCGGGTCAGAAGTTTTGAAGCAACAAGAAAGAGTTAAGTATGTGTTTGGAAAGTCAAAAGTTGTTCTGAAAAAAAGAGGGAGACTAGAAGATGATGaacttgatgatgatgataatgatgataatgACGAGGACGAGTCTAATCCTATT encodes:
- the LOC130471846 gene encoding uncharacterized protein; its protein translation is MDTSWIDLRKGDTRYYNGCMEFLEVAKETLIKGKTRCPCNKCKLNKWFDLGEVGGHILFNGFYKNYRQWIFHRRVEESNTLEIPNDKENVVGRDDMNGLLRAAFKVDNSSQPTNEPQDPSLSEADFKDEYSYDMHEELNFNCEEDDEFPSTNTNEEEAKYKRLREASDEGLYEGCTTFSKLSFLLHLFHLKCMFHWSAASFNKLLKLLLDAFPNIKEFPSSYYEGMKILNDLGLGYEKIHAYPNDCMLYWGEFEEKTECHICHTSRWKNVKEKEGDVREKDKEACKKGVAAKVMRYFPLIPRLKRIYMSSKTAEDMRWHFDRKDGNIISHPADGEAWKLFDKRYEEFAKDPRSVRLGLASDGFNPYRLMNTSYSTWPGPGMNIDVYLQPLIHELKLLWEGVDAFDAYSGKNFKMRAALHSTINDFPAYAMLSGWSRRGHKACPLCADSTYAFSFGGKVVYPGCRKWLPIDHPYRSQANLFDGTEEHGLAPVRVSGSEVLKQQERVKYVFGKSKVVLKKRGRLEDDELDDDDNDDNDEDESNPIPWKKKSKLFELEYWEHNPLRHNLDVMHIEKNVCDNFLGTLLDMSKSRDDKNARLALKKLNIKPHLWLNLIQVVLTTICLQLHTPCLKKRKKDFLKSYKILKFPMGMDLICKVDEVKLGGPVHYRWMYPIERYLAFLKSHVSNKAQPEGSIAEGYLLWETIAFCSRYLESVETIFNRPKRNEDGVPDINNYLYDYVGRVVGTKKNVRVDDKSLKQAHRYVLLHSDEMKPAYNLDDSTKEGKLRKALAYGLSNRGKRMKSVIINGYKFDTVDREQSRKTQNSGIMVEADGQEYYEKLKEILELDYYGSFKVLMFRCDWVDVRRGVKTYSSGRVRVNFSKLMHTGQKLDDDPFIFSSQAKQVFYIEDEIQKGWHHVIKTKPRDLFDIPDDDDDDELLNDSVLDL